One Oryza glaberrima chromosome 11, OglaRS2, whole genome shotgun sequence genomic region harbors:
- the LOC127754042 gene encoding uncharacterized protein LOC127754042: MEPTGAGAGAGVIQCWETLPEDLLVTVFCQLEIPDLLRSGAVCASWHAAYRAFRRLRLPSPKQPPCLLYSCDAYGPDAAGLYCPSTGATYRIPVSCGGGGGGFRNLTLIGSADGWVVAADEIGNLRLLNPLTGAHAELPPLSTMHHVEAAFDDEDEGGGLAYDIVDRLYNRPSLVRVPAREVRDCMYFRAVLSCGPHAAAAGGGDAAACVVLLLHMPRCELSYARPGDERWTWISPGAGTGLRWRNLYCDAAYSRNDGLFYVVRDDDSVHALDLTGPSPVARKVFDERTWSTSLPSRYLEDVHLPCAQPCRYLVNTPSGELLHVWRFRQWVSSYYSSSDDQDDSSYDSSSYEDQDDSSDSSSEDQDDSSSRDLYEDLITRDIQLYRTDFHGKKLDATDSLDNHALFLGYNTSLCLPTEDFSGLKPNHAYITDDSLEFVNYFKQNKKEIGMWNIESQILERFGGASSLEEPWLNWPAPIWMTPSLL; this comes from the coding sequence ATGGAGccgaccggcgccggcgccggcgccggcgtgatCCAGTGCTGGGAGACGCTTCCCGAGGATCTCCTCGTCACCGTCTTTTGCCAGCTGGAGATACCCGacctcctccgctccggcgCCGTGTGCGCGTCCTGGCACGCCGCGTACCGCGcgttccgccgcctccgcctcccgtcGCCGAAGCAGCCGCCGTGCCTCCTCTACTCCTGCGACGCCTAcggccccgacgccgccggacTCTACTGCCCATCCACCGGCGCCACATACCGCATCCCCGtgtcgtgcggcggcggcggcggtggcttccgTAACCTGACGCTGATCGGCTCGGCGGACGGgtgggtcgtcgccgccgacgagatcgGCAACCTACGCCTCCTGAACCCGCTCACCGGCGCCCACGCCGAGCTCCCGCCGCTGTCCACGATGCACCACGTCGAGGCCGCcttcgacgacgaggacgaaggcggcggcctcgcgTACGACATCGTTGATCGCCTGTACAACCGGCCCAGCCTGGTGCGCGTCCCGGCGCGCGAGGTGCGGGACTGCATGTACTTCAGGGCGGTGCTCTCCTGCGgccctcacgccgccgccgccggcggcggcgacgcggcggcgtgcgTCGTGCTGCTCCTGCACATGCCCAGGTGCGAGCTCTCCTACGCTAGGCCCGGCGACGAGCGGTGGACGTGGATCTCGCCTGGCGCCGGCACCGGCCTCCGGTGGCGTAACCTGTACTGCGACGCCGCCTACAGCAGAAACGACGGCCTCTTCTACGTCGTGCGGGATGACGACTCCGTCCACGCCCTGGACCTCACCGGGCCATCGCCGGTGGCGAGGAAGGTGTTCGACGAGCGGACATGGAGCACGAGCTTACCATCCAGGTACCTCGAAGATGTCCACCTGCCATGCGCCCAACCTTGCAGATACCTCGTCAACACGCCGTCGGGCGAGCTCTTGCACGTCTGGAGGTTCAGGCAATGGGTCAGTTCCTACTATTCGTCATCTGATGATCAAGACGACTCCTCCTACGATTCCTCATCATATGAGGATCAAGACGACTCCTCCGATTCCTCATCTGAGGATCAAGACGACTCCTCCTCGAGAGACCTGTATGAAGATCTCATCACCAGGGACATACAGCTCTACAGGACTGACTTCCATGGAAAGAAGCTCGATGCGACGGACAGTCTAGACAATCATGCTCTGTTCCTCGGTTACAATACCTCCTTGTGCCTTCCAACGGAGGATTTCTCTGGATTGAAGCCCAATCATGCTTACATCACGGATGATTCGCTCGAGTTTGTCAACTattttaaacaaaataaaaaagaaattggCATGTGGAACATCGAAAGCCAGATCTTGGAGAGATTTGGTGGGGCGTCATCTCTTGAAGAACCTTGGTTAAATTGGCCTGCGCCTATTTGGATGACACCCTCACTTTTGTAG
- the LOC127755239 gene encoding putative F-box protein At5g38270, translating to MKRAAVAGGDGDGDGAGAPVPVSVDPAAYRDWAALPDDLLLTVMESLAIPDLFRAGTACASWYAAYSTARRARIPIRDSAPCLLYSGEAAAAADDDPSTATLYSPSSGDCFRVRLRDPPLRSRALVGSAHGWLATADEQSNLHLVNPLNGAQVALPPVTALHHVESFVDEEGNIVYSVDESLGPDDPEANLPEFEELADREVPVEYPAEKLRLFMYHRVILSCSPSAGRECVALLVHRPDGMISFARPGDERWTHINRTTSNGSLEWDTGYTDALYNKNDGLFYLLSFDGSICALDLSGSSPVARNIVKKNTQWDNPSKYIVLAPWGDLLEVWRLRDFDEPDETPECSSVEFEDRSDKWLTEEIMLYKVDIDKQKLVKIRSIGDHALFLGFNSVVCLPTKNFPMLKPDCAYLSDEFYEEICVKRHNWREIGIWDLKNCKLQSLGDVESLHAWRNWPSPIWITPSLN from the coding sequence ATgaagcgggcggcggtggccggcggcgatggcgacggcgacggcgccggcgcgcccgTCCCCGTCAGTGTAGACCCCGCGGCCTACCGGGATTGGGCTGCTCTCCCGGACGACCTGCTGCTCACGGTGATGGAGTCGCTGGCCATCCCCGACCTCTTCCGCGCCGGGACCGCCTGCGCCTCATGGTATGCCGCCTACtccaccgcccgccgcgcccgTATCCCCATACGGGATTCGGCCCCGTGCTTGCTCTactccggcgaggccgccgccgccgccgacgacgaccctAGCACGGCCACGCTCTACAGCCCCTCTAGCGGGGACTGCTTCCGCGTGCGGCTCCGGGACCCGCCGCTCCGGAGCCGCGCCCTGGTCGGCTCGGCGCACGGATggctcgccaccgccgacgagcaATCCAACCTCCACCTCGTGAACCCGCTCAACGGCGCGCAGGTCGCGCTCCCGCCCGTCACGGCCCTCCACCATGTGGAGAGCTTCGTGGACGAGGAAGGGAACATAGTGTATAGTGTTGATGAGTCTCTGGGGCCCGACGATCCAGAAGCCAATCTCCCCGAATTcgaggagctcgccgaccgGGAAGTCCCCGTGGAATACCCCGCGGAGAAGCTGCGCCTGTTCATGTACCACAGGGTGATTCTATCCTGCAGCCCATCCGCGGGGAGGGAATGTGTTGCCCTGCTGGTGCACAGACCGGATGGGATGATCTCCTTCGCCCGACCGGGCGACGAGAGATGGACCCATATCAACCGGACAACGAGCAATGGATCGCTCGAATGGGATACCGGCTATACCGATGCGCTTTACAACAAGAATGATGGCTTGTTCTACCTGCTGAGCTTTGACGGTTCTATATGCGCGTTGGATCTAAGTGGGTCAAGTCCAGTTGCGAGGAACATTGTGAAGAAAAATACGCAGTGGGATAACCCTAGCAAATACATTGTGCTGGCACCATGGGGAGATCTCTTGGAGGTGTGGAGGTTGAGAGACTTTGATGAACCAGATGAAACTCCTGAATGTTCTTCTGTTGAGTTTGAGGATCGATCTGATAAGTGGTTAACGGAAGAAATTATGCTATATAAAGTTGATATCGATAAGCAGAAACTTGTTAAGATTCGCAGCATCGGGGATCATGCTCTGTTCCTTGGTTTTAACTCTGTGGTGTGCCTTCCAACAAAGAATTTTCCTATGTTAAAACCTGATTGTGCTTATCTTTCTGATGAATTTTATGAAGAAATATGTGTCAAGAGGCATAACTGGCGAGAAATAGGCATTTGGGATTTGAAAAATTGCAAATTGCAGAGCCTTGGTGATGTGGAGTCTCTTCATGCTTGGCGTAATTGGCCATCGCCTATTTGGATAACACCATCTCTTAATTAG
- the LOC127755580 gene encoding uncharacterized protein LOC127755580 gives MKKKRPAVAGGDGAGDGDGAPVQVNVDPASYRDWAALPDDLLLTVMESLAIPDLFRAGTACASWYAAYSTARRARIPIRDSAPCLLYSGEGDDDPSTATLYSPSSGDCFRVRLPDPPLRSRALVGSAHGWLATADERSDLHLVNPLTGAQVALPPVTALHNAESFLDEQGSLMYNLYEAVWPDEVKSDPQKREELEEFLSPDPAVYRAQKLRMFLYHRVILSCSPSAGRNCIVLLVHKPDGMISFARLGDERWTHINRATSNGSLKRDIGYTDALYNKNDGLFYLLSFDGSICTLDLSGSNPVARHIMRKKTIWDNPSKYIVLAPWGDLLEVWRLRETEETDEIPDNASLDGDSEPDDEIPDNVALDGDSEPDEPDEDRSDRWFTEEIMLYKVDIDKQKFVKMRSIGDHALFLGFNSVVCLPTKDFPMLKPDCAYLSDEFYEEICGNMHNWREIGIWDLKNCKLQSLGDVESLHPWRNWPSPIWITPSLN, from the coding sequence atgaagaagaagaggccggcggtggccggcggcgatggcgccggcgacggagacggAGCGCCCGTCCAAGTCAACGTAGACCCCGCCTCCTACCGGGACTGGGCTGCTCTCCCGGACGACCTGCTGCTCACGGTGATGGAGTCGCTCGCCATCCCCGACCTCTTCCGCGCCGGGACCGCCTGCGCCTCCTGGTACGCCGCCTACtccaccgcccgccgcgcccgTATCCCCATACGGGATTCGGCTCCGTGCTTGCTCTACTCcggcgaaggcgacgacgaCCCCAGCACGGCCACCCTGTATAGCCCCTCGAGCGGGGACTGCTTCCGCGTGCGGCTCCCGGACCCGCCGCTCCGGAGCCGCGCCCTCGTCGGCTCGGCGCACGGCTggctcgccaccgccgacgagcgGTCCGACCTCCACCTCGTGAACCCGCTCACCGGCGCGCAGGTCGCGCTTCCGCCCGTCACGGCTCTCCACAATGCGGAGAGCTTCCTGGACGAGCAAGGGAGCCTCATGTATAATCTCTACGAGGCTGTTTGGCCGGACGAAGTGAAATCTGATCCCCAGAAGCGTGAGGAGCTGGAAGAATTCCTGAGCCCGGACCCCGCCGTGTACCGCGCACAGAAGCTGCGCATGTTTCTGTACCACAGGGTGATTCTGTCCTGCAGCCCATCTGCCGGGAGGAACTGCATTGTTCTGCTTGTGCACAAACCGGACGGGATGATCTCTTTCGCCCGATTGGGAGACGAGAGGTGGACACATATCAACCGGGCGACCAGCAACGGATCGCTCAAAAGGGATATTGGCTATACTGATGCTCTCTATAACAAGAATGATGGGCTGTTCTACTTGTTGAGCTTTGATGGCTCCATATGCACATTGGATTTAAGTGGGTCTAATCCTGTGGCGAGGCACATTATGAGAAAAAAGACAATATGGGATAATCCTAGCAAGTACATTGTGCTGGCGCCGTGGGGCGATCTCTTGGAGGTGTGGAGGTTGAGAGAGACTGAAGAAACAGACGAGATTCCTGATAATGCTTCTCTTGATGGTGATTCTGAACCGGACGACGAAATTCCTGATAATGTTGCTCTTGATGGTGATTCTGAACCAGATGAACCTGATGAAGATCGATCCGATAGATGGTTTACAGAAGAAATTATGCTATATAAAGTTGATATTGATAAGCAGAAGTTTGTAAAGATGCGCAGCATTGGGGATCATGCCCTGTTCCTTGGTTTCAATTCCGTGGTGTGCCTTCCAACAAAGGATTTCCCTATGTTAAAACCTGACTGTGCTTATCTTTCTGATGAATTTTATGAAGAAATATGTGGCAATATGCATAACTGGCGAGAAATAGGCATTTGGGATTTGAAAAATTGCAAACTGCAGAGCCTTGGTGATGTGGAGTCCCTTCATCCTTGGCGTAATTGGCCATCACCAATTTGGATAACACCATCTCTTAATTAG
- the LOC127754162 gene encoding uncharacterized protein LOC127754162 — MAAAADWTSLPDDTLFEVMRKLGIPDLLNAGAVCSSWRPTYSSLRLPITDKSPCLLYSCDADADDVATVYSPSSGATFKLRLPAPAFRRRYMVGSDHGWVVTADELSNLQVINPLSGVQIDLPPVTELYHVESFTDDRGSLMYSNQDNWMRRHDPQWLPVPYHPQRLRLFLYYRVTLSCSPSAGSECIVLLLHRPDGELSFARVGDRSWTRLTGIENLPETGYRYAFYNKNDRLFYLLNCLGSIHTLDLNGPASSPVANQIFKEMALWDNPNKSIAVTPRGDMVQVWRCRDPRWVDTPVRFPPEDCDDVYDPCQELYTDEILLFKVDIDGRKLVKMDSLEDYVLFMGFNSSVCLSAKDFPNLKAGCAYLADDAYEEICVNKHAWRELGIWNFKSETLESFGDPPSVLPWLNWPPPIWITPSIY, encoded by the coding sequence atggcggcggcggcggactggaCGAGTCTCCCCGACGATACCCTATTCGAGGTGATGCGGAAGCTGGGGATCCCCGACCTCCTCAACGCCGGCGCCGTCTGCTCGTCGTGGCGCCCCACCTactcctccctccgcctccccaTCACCGACAAGTCACCATGCCTCCTCTACTcctgcgacgccgacgccgacgacgtcgccacGGTCTACAGCCCCAGCAGCGGCGCCACCTTCAAGCTCCGCCTACCCGCCCCCGCGTTCCGCCGCCGCTACATGGTCGGCTCCGACCACGGCTGGGTCGTCACCGCCGACGAGCTCTCCAACCTCCAGGTAATCAACCCGCTATCAGGAGTCCAGATCGATCTCCCGCCCGTCACGGAGCTCTACCACGTCGAGAGCTTTACCGATGATCGAGGGAGCCTCATGTACAGCAATCAGGACAATTGGATGCGCCGCCATGATCCCCAGTGGCTACCCGTGCCGTATCATCCACAGAGATTACGCCTTTTCTTGTACTACCGGGTCACCCTCTCCTGCAGCCCATCCGCCGGAAGCGAGTGCATCGTCCTCCTCCTGCACAGGCCGGACGGGGAGCTCTCCTTCGCCCGCGTCGGCGACCGGAGCTGGACACGGCTCACCGGCATCGAGAATCTCCCGGAAACGGGCTACAGATATGCATTCTACAACAAGAATGACAGGTTGTTCTACCTGTTAAACTGTCTGGGCTCGATCCATACGCTAGATCTGAATGGACCTGCTTCTTCTCCGGTCGCAAACCAGATTTTCAAAGAAATGGCGCTCTGGGATAATCCTAACAAATCGATCGCCGTGACGCCCCGCGGCGATATGGTGCAGGTCTGGAGGTGTAGGGATCCGCGCTGGGTTGATACCCCCGTACGCTTCCCTCCGGAGGATTGTGATGATGTTTATGATCCATGTCAGGAGCTGTACACGGATGAAATACTGCTGTTCAAGGTCGATATCGATGGTCGGAAACTTGTCAAGATGGATTCACTGGAAGATTATGTTCTTTTCATGGGTTTCAATTCCAGTGTTTGCCTTTCAGCTAAGGATTTTCCAAACTTGAAGGCAGGTTGTGCGTATCTTGCGGATGATGCTTACGAAGAAATATGTGTAAATAAACATGCTTGGCGGGAGCTGGGCATTTGGAACTTCAAGAGTGAGACTCTTGAAAGCTTTGGTGATCCACCTTCTGTCCTTCCTTGGCTTAACTGGCCACCTCCAATTtggattactccctccatttattAA